The following are encoded in a window of Spea bombifrons isolate aSpeBom1 chromosome 2, aSpeBom1.2.pri, whole genome shotgun sequence genomic DNA:
- the FKBP6 gene encoding inactive peptidyl-prolyl cis-trans isomerase FKBP6 encodes MEETLGAVNGLRSHMSAPRGWPPEGMSVYQHLAQHMQDISGDRGVLKEVIRSGSGETVPCDATVIVRYSGYLEHADKPFDTNCYRRNPRLMKLGADITLLGMEVGLLTMQRGELSRFLFSPKYAFGTLGCPPLIPPSATLLFEIELLDFLDTAESDSFCNLTLEQQSTFPLDTVLKIANTEREFGNYLFKRNRYEDAKDRYKRAYSVLARLPSCEEDCRPLDSARLFVNLNLSITYLKLERPPRALKWGEKALAIDSKNTKALYRCGQAYLEMREYEKAKEFLLAAQKMEPFNLEINSELKRLASCYEDYKAEQRLMCYRMFAQQSSAATSG; translated from the exons ATGGAGGAAACTCTTGGAGCGGTTAATGGCCTTAGAAGCCATATGTCAGCACCGCGGGGCTGGCCGCCCGAGGGAATG TCTGTGTACCAGCACCTGGCACAACACATGcaagacatttctggagacagGGGGGTATTAAAAGAAGTGATCCGTTCTGGAAGTGGGGAGACAGTTCCCTGTGATGCAACAGTGATCG TGAGGTattctggctacctggagcatGCTGACAAACCTTTTGACACCAATTGTTATCGACGTAACCCAAGGCTCATGAAACTTGGTGCAG ACATTACTCTTTTGGGAATGGAAGTCGGATTGCTGACTATGCAGAGGGGTGAACTGTCAAGGTTTCTTTTCTCACCAAAGTATGCCTTTGGAACCTTGGGCTGCCCACCGCTCATCCCTCCCTCAGCCACTCTGCTCTTTGAAATCGAGCTGTTGGACTTTCTAGATACGGCTGAATCAGATTCCTTCTGTAACCTGACTCTG GAGCAGCAATCGACATTTCCACTGGATACAGTACTCAAGATCGCCAACACTGAGAGGGAGTTTGGGAACTACCTCTTCAAGAGAAACCGATATGAAGATGCTAAGGATAGATATAAGCGG GCCTATTCAGTGCTGGCTCGCCTACCCTCTTGTGAGGAGGATTGTAGGCCCTTAGATTCAGCTCGTTTGTTTGTGAATTTAAATTTGTCAATTACTTATCTGAAGCTGGAACGTCCTCCTCGTGCCCTTAAATGGGGAGAAAAAGCACTGGCCATTGACAGCAAGAACACCAAGGCATTGTACCGCTGTGGGCAG GCCTATCTGGAAATGAGAGAATATGAGAAGGCCAAAGAGTTTTTATTGGCCGCACAGAAGATGGAGCCATTCAATCTCGAGATTAACAGCGAACTGAAGAGGCTGGCAAG CTGCTACGAGGACTACAAGGCTGAGCAGAGATTGATGTGCTACCGCATGTTTGCTCAACAATCCTCTGCAGCTACATCAGGATAA
- the TRIM50 gene encoding E3 ubiquitin-protein ligase TRIM50 isoform X1, whose protein sequence is MACNITLPLLQNQLTCPICLEVFKDPLMLQCGHSFCRDCLWGLLKESKINLLCPVCRNEIDDCTFPPNVTVKHLIETLKMLNEQETGAETCPEHHDPLSLYCEQDQEVICGLCGIIGDHHHHQITPLASVYSRMKEEVSTLITEVQKERRNLEEAISKLINNKTRITNESDVFQRLICKEFRELQRYIAEEESHFLKVIARKAAELISSIETQLRQKREILSAVCERERDLQSLGNENHLHFIRHYTMVTSSPQTPFPRSTDTSYTSVSFKPGFRQDDIKLTVWKRLHRRILPTPEILKLDPLTAHPLLELSKGDSMVQCRSLATRRGSNPEGFDHSSCVLATRGFSTGKHYWEVIVGSKPKWRIGVVKGTVSRKGKLNRAPDSGAWLIGLKEGRIYEAFASPSVLLPINSRPQRIGIFLNYEKGELTFYNADSSDELIPLYTFQTEFQGKLYPLLDVCWQVRGPNPQPLILPQAY, encoded by the exons ATGGCTTGTAACATTACACTCCCTCTTTTACAGAACCAACTGACATGTCCAATCTGTCTGGAAGTGTTCAAGGACCCTCTTATGTTACAGTGCGGACACTCCTTCTGCAGGGACTGCTTGTGGGGTCTGTTGAAGGAATCTAAAATCAATCTACTGTGTCCTGTGTGTCGCAATGAGATTGACGACTGCACGTTTCCCCCTAATGTTACAGTTAAACATCTCATTGAGACCCTGAAGATGTTGAATGAGCAAGAAACAGGGGCAGAGACTTGCCCTGAACACCATGACCCACTGAGCTTGTATTGTGAACAAGACCAGGAGGTTATTTGTGGTCTCTGTGGTATTATTGGagaccatcaccaccaccagatCACTCCACTGGCTAGTGTATATAGCAGAATGAAG GAGGAGGTGTCTACGTTGATCACAGAAGTGCAGAAGGAAAGGAGGAACCTAGAGGAGGCAATCAGTAAACTCATCAACAACAAGACACGCATTACA AATGAATCAGACGTGTTCCAGCGTTTAATTTGCAAGGAGTTTCGCGAGCTGCAAAGATACATTGCAGAAGAGGAGTCTCACTTTCTGAAGGTCATAGCGAGGAAGGCTGCAGAGCTCATCAGCTCCATTGAGACTCAGCTGAGACAGAAAAGGGAGATCTTGAGCGCAGTATGCGAACGAGAGAGAGATCTACAAAGCTTGGGCAATGAGAACCACTTACATTTCATTCGG CATTACACCATGGTAACTTCCAG tcCACAGACACCCTTTCCACGGTCGACTGACACATCTTACACCTCTGTCTCCTTCAAGCCTGGATTTCGACAAGATGACATTAAGCTCACAGTTTGGAAGCGCTTACATCGAAGGATCCTGCCAA CTCCGGAAATTTTGAAGCTGGACCCCCTCACTGCACATCCTCTTTTAGAACTGTCCAAAGGAGATTCTATGGTGCAGTGCCGTTCTCTGGCCACTCGAAGGGGAAGCAACCCTGAGGGCTTTGACCACAGCAGTTGTGTGCTGGCAACACGTGGTTTTTCCACAGGTAAACATTACTGGGAGGTAATTGTTGGGTCCAAGCCAAAGTGGAGAATTGGTGTAGTGAAAGGCACAGTTAGCCGCAAAGGCAAGCTGAATCGAGCACCTGATTCTGGTGCCTGGCTTATTGGGCTCAAAGAAGGACGGATCTATGAAGCCTTCGCATCTCCCAGTGTCTTGCTTCCCATCAACAGCCGCCCACAGCGCATTGGTATCTTCCTGAACTATGAAAAGGGAGAACTCACCTTTTACAATGCAGATAGTTCAGATGAACTGATACCGTTATACACATTCCAAACAGAGTTCCAAGGAAAGCTGTATCCTCTGTTGGATGTTTGCTGGCAGGTCAGGGGACCAAATCCTCAGCCTCTCATTCTTCCACAAGCCTACTAA
- the TRIM50 gene encoding E3 ubiquitin-protein ligase TRIM50 isoform X2 — translation MACNITLPLLQNQLTCPICLEVFKDPLMLQCGHSFCRDCLWVKHLIETLKMLNEQETGAETCPEHHDPLSLYCEQDQEVICGLCGIIGDHHHHQITPLASVYSRMKEEVSTLITEVQKERRNLEEAISKLINNKTRITNESDVFQRLICKEFRELQRYIAEEESHFLKVIARKAAELISSIETQLRQKREILSAVCERERDLQSLGNENHLHFIRHYTMVTSSPQTPFPRSTDTSYTSVSFKPGFRQDDIKLTVWKRLHRRILPTPEILKLDPLTAHPLLELSKGDSMVQCRSLATRRGSNPEGFDHSSCVLATRGFSTGKHYWEVIVGSKPKWRIGVVKGTVSRKGKLNRAPDSGAWLIGLKEGRIYEAFASPSVLLPINSRPQRIGIFLNYEKGELTFYNADSSDELIPLYTFQTEFQGKLYPLLDVCWQVRGPNPQPLILPQAY, via the exons ATGGCTTGTAACATTACACTCCCTCTTTTACAGAACCAACTGACATGTCCAATCTGTCTGGAAGTGTTCAAGGACCCTCTTATGTTACAGTGCGGACACTCCTTCTGCAGGGACTGCTTGTGGG TTAAACATCTCATTGAGACCCTGAAGATGTTGAATGAGCAAGAAACAGGGGCAGAGACTTGCCCTGAACACCATGACCCACTGAGCTTGTATTGTGAACAAGACCAGGAGGTTATTTGTGGTCTCTGTGGTATTATTGGagaccatcaccaccaccagatCACTCCACTGGCTAGTGTATATAGCAGAATGAAG GAGGAGGTGTCTACGTTGATCACAGAAGTGCAGAAGGAAAGGAGGAACCTAGAGGAGGCAATCAGTAAACTCATCAACAACAAGACACGCATTACA AATGAATCAGACGTGTTCCAGCGTTTAATTTGCAAGGAGTTTCGCGAGCTGCAAAGATACATTGCAGAAGAGGAGTCTCACTTTCTGAAGGTCATAGCGAGGAAGGCTGCAGAGCTCATCAGCTCCATTGAGACTCAGCTGAGACAGAAAAGGGAGATCTTGAGCGCAGTATGCGAACGAGAGAGAGATCTACAAAGCTTGGGCAATGAGAACCACTTACATTTCATTCGG CATTACACCATGGTAACTTCCAG tcCACAGACACCCTTTCCACGGTCGACTGACACATCTTACACCTCTGTCTCCTTCAAGCCTGGATTTCGACAAGATGACATTAAGCTCACAGTTTGGAAGCGCTTACATCGAAGGATCCTGCCAA CTCCGGAAATTTTGAAGCTGGACCCCCTCACTGCACATCCTCTTTTAGAACTGTCCAAAGGAGATTCTATGGTGCAGTGCCGTTCTCTGGCCACTCGAAGGGGAAGCAACCCTGAGGGCTTTGACCACAGCAGTTGTGTGCTGGCAACACGTGGTTTTTCCACAGGTAAACATTACTGGGAGGTAATTGTTGGGTCCAAGCCAAAGTGGAGAATTGGTGTAGTGAAAGGCACAGTTAGCCGCAAAGGCAAGCTGAATCGAGCACCTGATTCTGGTGCCTGGCTTATTGGGCTCAAAGAAGGACGGATCTATGAAGCCTTCGCATCTCCCAGTGTCTTGCTTCCCATCAACAGCCGCCCACAGCGCATTGGTATCTTCCTGAACTATGAAAAGGGAGAACTCACCTTTTACAATGCAGATAGTTCAGATGAACTGATACCGTTATACACATTCCAAACAGAGTTCCAAGGAAAGCTGTATCCTCTGTTGGATGTTTGCTGGCAGGTCAGGGGACCAAATCCTCAGCCTCTCATTCTTCCACAAGCCTACTAA